From a region of the Suncus etruscus isolate mSunEtr1 chromosome 11, mSunEtr1.pri.cur, whole genome shotgun sequence genome:
- the LOC126021901 gene encoding lysozyme C-like, with product MKTLLILGLVLLSVTVQGKVYERCELARDLKRLGMDGYQGVSLANWMCLARWESSYDTSQTNYNPSSRSTDYGIFQINSRYWCNDGKTPRTVNGCGISCSVLLRDDITQAVTCAKRVVRDQGIRAWVAWRNRCQNQDVSQYVRGCGV from the exons ATGAAGACTCTCCTCATCCTGGGGCTGGTCCTCCTGTCTGTCACCGTCCAGGGGAAGGTCTATGAGCGATGTGAACTGGCCAGAGATCTGAAAAGACTTGGAATGGACGGCTATCAGGGAGTCAGCCTGGCAAACT GGATGTGTCTGGCCAGATGGGAAAGTAGTTATGACACAAGTCAAACAAACTACAACCCTTCCAGCAGGAGCACTGATTATGGAATATTTCAAATCAACAGCCGCTATTGGTGTAATGATGGCAAGACCCCCAGAACTGTGAATGGCTGTGGAATCTCCTGCAGTG ttttgctgAGAGATGACATCACTCAAGCTGTAACATGTGCAAAGAGAGTTGTCAGGGATCAAGGCATTCGAGCCTG GGTGGCTTGGAGAAACCGCTGTCAAAACCAAGATGTCTCTCAGTATGTGCGAGGTTGTGGAGTGTAA